A stretch of the Microcebus murinus isolate Inina chromosome 6, M.murinus_Inina_mat1.0, whole genome shotgun sequence genome encodes the following:
- the GPR65 gene encoding G-protein coupled receptor 65, translated as MNSTCIEEQHDLDHYLFPIVYIFVIIVSVPANIGSLCVSFLQAKKESELGIYLFSLSLSDLLYALTLPVWVNYTWNKDNWTFSPALCKGSTFVMYINFYSSTAFLTCIALDRYLAVVHPLKFFFLRTRKFACMVSLSIWILETIFNAVLLWEEETVIEYCDAKKSNFTLCYDKYPLEKWQINLNLFRTCTGYAIPLVTIMICNKKVYQAVRHNKATENSEKRRIIKLLVSITLTFFLCFTPFHVMLLIRCILEGGVNFDNHNKSGKQTYTIYRITVALTSLNCVADPILYCFVTETGRYDMWNILKFCTGKHNTSQRQRKHLLSTSTKDTVELEVLE; from the coding sequence atgaacagcACATGTATTGAAGAACAGCACGACCTGGAtcattatttatttccaattGTTTACATCTTCGTGATTATAGTCAGTGTTCCAGCCAACATCGgatctctgtgtgtgtcttttctgcaagcaaagaaagaaagtgagCTAGGGATTTACCTCTTCAGTCTATCGCTATCAGATTTGCTATATGCATTGACGCTCCCTGTATGGGTCAATTACACTTGGAATAAAGACAACTGGACTTTCTCTCCTGCCTTGTGCAAAGGGAGTACTTTCGTCATGTACATAAACTTTTACAGCAGCACAGCCTTCCTCACCTGCATTGCCCTTGACCGGTATTTAGCAGTTGTCCACCCTTTGaagttttttttcctgaggaCAAGAAAATTTGCATGCATGGTCAGCCTATCCATCTGGATACTGGAAACCATCTTCAATGCTGTCCTTCTGTGGGAAGAAGAAACAGTTATTGAATATTGCGATGCCAAAAAGTCTAATTTTACTTTGTGCTATGACAAATACCCTTTGGAGAAATGGCAAATCAATCTCAACTTGTTTAGGACGTGTACGGGTTATGCAATACCTTTGGTCACCATAATGATTTGCAACAAGAAAGTCTACCAAGCCGTGCGGCATAATAAAGCCACGGAAAACAGTGAAAAAAGGAGAATTATAAAACTACTTGTTAGCAtcacattgactttttttttatgctttacTCCCTTCCATGTGATGTTGCTGATTCGCTGCATTTTAGAGGGTGGCGTGAACTTTGATAACCACAATAAATCTGGGAAGCAGACTTACACAATATATAGAATCACAGTTGCATTAACAAGTCTAAATTGTGTTGCTGATCCAATTTTATACTGTTTTGTAACTGAAACAGGAAGATATGATATgtggaatatattaaaattctgcACTGGGAAGCATAATACGTcacagagacaaagaaaacaCCTACTTTCTACATCTACAAAAGATACTGTGGAATTAGAGGTCCTAGAATAG